The Caldanaerovirga acetigignens genome includes the window ATTTGAGCACTATGGACCATTACAGAGTAAGGAGGCTGTAAAATATGCCTGTGAGATCGTCGAATTCATCCGTTCTAAAATGGCCGGATAAGGAAGCTGTTGTTTCGTCCCTTTTAAAATGGATCGAAGAGGTGAAACAAAATAGGGATGATATATTGAAAATAGGGTATTTCGGGTCCTATGCCCGCGGAGACTGGGGGGTAGGAAGCGACCTTGATGTGATATTCGTGCTCAAAAGGTCCGATGTTTCGTTTTTTAAGCGTTCTCTTAACTGGGATACGGACAAAATCCCGGTCCCTGTGGATTTGCTGGTTTATACCGAGGAAGAGTACGAGGAAATGAAAAAGACAAATTCGAGGTTTTATAAAGAACTTGAGAAAGAAGCTGTGTGGATATATCCTTAAAAAATAAAGAGGGAAAAATAATGGCCTTTTTCGACAAAATTCCGGAAAATCTTTTTTCGGTCTTGGTTTCCAAAAATAAACACGTCTACTTGGACTCCCTTTTTATAATCTTTCAGGCGTACAATGAAGAGATGCTCATAAAAAAGGACGAGCTGGTGGAAAGGCTGAAAAGTTACCTTGAAAATTCGAGCTTTTCGCCCGAGGAGGAAGAAGACGGGGAAAGGCCGGACGACGCAAGCCTTTCGGCCCTCGCCCATTTCATTTTGCGAAAGCTCGAAAAGACCGGCTGGATATATCGGGACTATTCGGAAAATTTTATAGAGGAAATTATATACCTCCACGACTACTCGATAAAAATCCTGAATACGCTGTACGAGCTTCAAATCGACGAGGTTAAGGACTACGGTTCGTACGTGCACTCTGCCTATAACAACCTGAAAAATCAGGACCTGGAAAGAAGCGAGGATGCCATTTTTGCCCTCCGGGAAGCCTACAAGAGGACGAAAGACCTCATAAACGAACTAAAAAGCCTTCTAAACAACCTGAGAAAGTACCACCAGGCCTTGTACGAGAAGGAAGAAATAAGGCAGATATTGAAAGAGCACTTCGACGAGTTCAGGGAACTTATCGACGAGAGGATATACCACCCCCTGAAAACCCTCGATTCCATTCCCCGCTACAAGACCCCTATCATAAATATTTTAAACTCCTGGCTTTACGACAAAGAAATGATGGACCTCTTGGTGAAATCTTCCGTGAGGCGGAGAATTTACAAGGATGAGGAAGAAGCCGTTGAGAAAGTCACAGGGATGATAAATGAGATAGTGAACATCTATTACAATATCGATGTTTTGCTAAAAGAAATTGATAGAAAGCGGGCAGCTTATACCAGGGCTTCGGTGGAGAGGATGCAGTACCTTTTGAACGTCGATATGAGCCTAAAAGGTAAGATAGTGGAGATACTCAAAGCTCTCCCGGAAAATGAGGAAATAGTAAAGACCGTAAGCGAGGCCGTTTTGCTTTTTCCCCAGAGCTACATCGACGAGAATTCTCTCTACACGAAGAAATCCGAGCGGAAACTGCAGGACGTGAAATTCTCCAAAATAAAAGAGGCCGAGGAAGAAGGCGTTTTCGAAAAGGAAATGGAAAGCTTAAAAGAAAGGCTCAAGAGTGCCTTGACGCGAAAGAAGGTCTTTGAGTTTTTCAAAAAGCTTTTAAGGGAAAAAAGAGAAGTTTTGTCCGAAGATATAAACCTCGATGGAGACGAGGAATTTTTGATGCTCATCCTGGGAATTATCATGCATGACGAAAGGGGTTCCTTTTACGATGTGGCCTTTGAAGAAAAAGGAAGCGTATCCGTAAACGGCTATAGGATTCCCCGCATGAAGATAAAAAAGAAGGTGTGAAGATGTGGCATGAGGAATACGAAAAGATGAGCGATTCCCAAAAGGAGGAATTTGCAAGGCTGATAAATTTCCTCCTTTCTCACAATTTTATCCTGAGGGAAAAGTATGACAAAACCTCGATGAACGTTAGGATAAACCCGGACTATAGATTCGTGGAACGCTACTTTGAAGTCTTTTCGGGCTACCTTTCCATGGCCGGCTGGGACGTACAAAAAGACAACCACTACGGCGTGATTTCAATATACAACAGATTCGAGCAAAACCGCGCAAGACTGAAGAAATTCGAGACATTGGTGCTTTTTGCCTTAAGGCTTTTGTACGAGGAGGAAAGGGAAAAACTTTCTCTGAGAAAGGACGTCATAGTGACGAAGGGCGATGTAGTGAGAAAGCTTCTCAACACCGGGGCTATAGACAGGAAACCGGCAGAAAGGGATTTAAACGAAGCTTTGAATCTTTTCAAAAATTACCAGATTATAGAGAAAATAGAAAATCCCCTAGACGACTACGAGAGCAAGATAATCATATACCCTTCGATTTTGCACGTCCTGCCATCCGAAAAGATTAATGTGATCTATAGAATGATAGAGGAAAAAAGTGCGGAAGAAGAAATACCCGAAGGGGAGGAAGAGGAAAGTTGAAGCTTTTGAAAAAGCTGCTCCTCATTAACTGGCACTACATCCTGCACGAACTCATAGAATTCGAGATGATAAATTTCCTGACTGGGAAAAACGGCGCCGGGAAGTCTACGATAGTAGACGCATTGCAGCTTTTAATCCTGGGGGATACGAAGGGCGATTATTTTAACAAGGCTGCCAACGAAAGGTCGAAGAGAAATTTAAAAGGATACTTACGGGGTGATATCGCCGACGATACGGAAGGCGGCATCCTCGTTTTGAGGGAAGGTAATTTTTCCAGCTACATCGTGGGCGAGTTTTACGATACCGCAAAGAAGGGCACCTTTTGCTACGGCGTTGCTTTCGACGTGTATGAAAACGGGGACGAGAACCACAGGTTCTTTTACCTCGAATCGTACTTGCCAGAAAACCACTTCATAGTAGATGGAGTTCCTCTGAATACGAAGGACCTGAGGACTTTTCTGAATGCAAGATACAGGGAAAGATTTAAGATTTTCAACTCAAATAGAGAATACCAGGCCCATTTTTTGGCCAGGATGGGGAGCCTAAACGAAAAATTCTACAGCGTCTTTAAAAAATCCGTTTCCTTTTCTCCCATAGTGGAGATAGAAAAATTCATCACCGAATATGTATGCGACGCACCGCCCAAGATCGACATTTCCGACATGCAGGAAAACCTGAGGTATTACAAAGAGCTGGAGTACCAGGCCCAGCAGGTAAAAAAGATGGTAGGAGATTTAGAAGAAATACAAGCCCTTTATAATGAATATCTTGCGGAGGAAAGAAAGCTAAAGGAGCAGGAATACCTTATAAAAAGAGCCCAGGTGGAAAGCGTGATAAATCAAAGGCGGGCTCTTATCGAAGAAGCGCAAATAAAAAAAGCACTTTTGGAAGAAAAGGAAGGGCAAAAAAATGAATTCGAAAGAAAAGTCCTTGAACTTGAGCGCAGAAAAGATGACTTAATCAGGGAAAAATACAGTATGGAAGATTACAAAAAAAGTGAGTATCTCAAGGCCCAGGAAGAAAGCATGAGGGAACAGATAAAAGAGAAAAAGGTCGCCCTCCAGCAGTTCCTGGGAAATTATACTAAAGTACTCCAAAACTGGGAAATAGTTTTAGAAGAGATTTGCGCTTTTCCCGATAAATTTGACGAGAAGTTTTTGAAAACCACAAAAGAAAAAATAAAAAAGCTTCGCGCTGTTACCGCCGAGGACATTACCGATATCGAAGAAGAGAAACTTCTTTCTTTGAAAAATGCTGCTTTTCAGTGTAAAGACCGCATCGAAAAGCTTTTTTACTCCATGGAGCAGGAAAAAACAAAACTGGAGGAAGATATAAGGAAAATAGAAAGTGAGATAGAGAACCTCAAAAAAGGCATTAAGCCCTACGACAGGAAGCTGCTGGAGCTAAAAAGCGAGATAGAAAAAGCCCTGAAGAGCAAATACAAGAAAGAAATAAAAGTGGAAATCCTGGCGGACCTTCTGGAAGTGCGGGATAAAAAGTGGCAAAACGCAATTGAGGCCTACCTTCACACCCAGAAATTTTACCTCGTCCCGGAGCCGGAATACTTCGTGGACGCCTTAAAAATCTACGATAGGTTGAAATTCGAAAAGGGCTTTTACGACATAGGCTTGGTGGACACCGGGAAACTCGAAAAACAAAACATAAAAGTATGGGAAAACAGCCTGGCTTCAGAAGTGATGACGGATAATAGATACGCCCGGCTTTTCGTGGATTTTCTGCTGGGAAGGGTGGCAAAGTGCGAAAAAGTTGAGGAATTGAGAAATTACCCCACGGCAATAACGCCGGACTGTATGCTTTATCAAAATTACGTGGCAAGGCAGCTAAACCCGGAGAGGTGGAGGTTTCCCTACATTGGCAAAAAGTCCCTGGAAGATATGCTCAAAGCAAAGACGGCAGAGGTGAAGGAAAAGAGGATTTTGCTCGATGAGCTGATGGATGGCTACGAAAGGCTTGCCCGGATTAAGAATGTGGAACCCATCACGGAAAGCTTCATGGAAAATCTAAAGAATGCTAAAAAAGAAAAGGAAAAGCTGGATATATTATTTAAAAAGCTGGAGGAAATAGAAAGGCAAAAATCCCTGCTGGACCTTACAAAATTGATGGAAATCGACGATAGGATAGCAAAAGCTGAAAAAGAGCTGGAAGGAGCTAAAAATGAGATAAAAAGGCTGCAAGGGGTCATATCGGAGATAACTTCCGAAATAAGGCTTTTGGAGCATCAGAAGGAGCAAAAAGAGAAGGAACTTAAAAGCCAGCTTCTGGCTTTAGAAGAGAGATTTGATCTGGATTTCATAAAAGATACGGGGGAGCCCAGGTTCCTCAAGGAGCTTCAGGCAAGAAAAGACCCGGAAAACATAATAAAGGCATTTCAAAGCCAGTTGGCAAGGACGCAGAGTCAAAAGGAGAAAAAGTGGAATTTGCTTTTGAACAAGCGCTCGGATTACAACCGGGAATACAAGATGCCATTTAACGTATCCTCTGGAGATAATTCCGAATACCGAAAGGAACTTGAAAGACTTTTAAGAACCGAGCTTCCAGCTTATGAAGAGAAAATAAGGGATGCGAAGGAAAAGGCGAGGATCCAGTTCCAGGAAGACTTCATAAGCAAGATAAAGGAAAACATCGATAAGGTAAAAGAGCAGATCGAAGAGCTTAATTCGGCCTTGAAGCAGTTCTCGTTCGGGAAAGACAGGTACAGGTTCGAAGTAAGGCCCAACCCGGCTTACAGAAAATTTTACGACATGATAATGGACAGCCTCCTTCTCGAGGGTTATTCCATATTTTCCATAGAATTTCAAAAACGGCACGGAGAAGCTTTGGAGGAGCTTTTCAACCAGATAGTCTATGTAGGCGAGTCCACCCTTTCGGCGGATGAAAGAGAAAAGCTCGAGAAAAACATCGAAACGTACACCGACTACCGGACCTACCTTACTTTCGATCTCATAGTTACCGACGACCAGGGGAGGGAATCGAGGCTTTCGAGGATGCTTCTTAAAAAATCCGGGGGAGAAACTCAAACGCCCTTTTATATATCAATCCTTGCTTCTTTCGGCAGGATTTACCGGCTCGGACATAAGTACGGGGAAAACAATACTCTGAGGCTCATAATCTTCGACGAAGCCTTCAGCAAGATGGACCACCAGCGGGTGCAGGAAAGCATAAAGCTTCTAAGGAGCTTCGGCTTCCAGGCAATTATCTCGGCCCCAACTGAAAAGATTCAGGATATAGCGACTTTGGTGGACAGGAACCTGTGCGTGATAAAGGGCAAGGACAGCACCATAGTTCGGGCCTTCGACCCGAGGGAAGTGATGGAAGAAGGGGAAGGCAGTTGATGGATTTAAAAAAGGCGATTGTATCAAGGCTTCTTGACAAATACGAAAAAAGCAAGAGATTTTCTGGAGATGCCAAAATCGAAAAAAGGATAACTTTGAACTTTTCCAAGGGCGAATTTCCCTTCTATGACATAGAAAATGTAGAATCCAAGGAAAACGTCCATTTTGCCTTAAAGGAGCTGGAAAAAGAAGGCATTATCAAGATAAAGTGGGTAAAATTTGAAGAAGGAAATATCGTAGAAAAGGTGTTTTTAAACCTGGAAAATTTGGAAAAAGCTTATTGTGCTGCAAAGAGAGAGCCCAAAGATGCGATTTTAAAAAGGATGGCAGAAAAGCTTTCCGGTTTCAAAAAAGAAATAAAAAGCAATTGGCTTTTAGAATTTGCAGACTTTGAAATAGAAAGGATAAGAGAGAAAAAGAGCTACCCCGCATACCTCCCGAAGGAAGAAGAATTATTTGACCTTACGCTGAAGGCCTTGAAGGGGATTGAACAAAAAGGC containing:
- a CDS encoding nucleotidyltransferase domain-containing protein, whose translation is MKQNRDDILKIGYFGSYARGDWGVGSDLDVIFVLKRSDVSFFKRSLNWDTDKIPVPVDLLVYTEEEYEEMKKTNSRFYKELEKEAVWIYP
- a CDS encoding Wadjet anti-phage system protein JetA family protein, with the translated sequence MAFFDKIPENLFSVLVSKNKHVYLDSLFIIFQAYNEEMLIKKDELVERLKSYLENSSFSPEEEEDGERPDDASLSALAHFILRKLEKTGWIYRDYSENFIEEIIYLHDYSIKILNTLYELQIDEVKDYGSYVHSAYNNLKNQDLERSEDAIFALREAYKRTKDLINELKSLLNNLRKYHQALYEKEEIRQILKEHFDEFRELIDERIYHPLKTLDSIPRYKTPIINILNSWLYDKEMMDLLVKSSVRRRIYKDEEEAVEKVTGMINEIVNIYYNIDVLLKEIDRKRAAYTRASVERMQYLLNVDMSLKGKIVEILKALPENEEIVKTVSEAVLLFPQSYIDENSLYTKKSERKLQDVKFSKIKEAEEEGVFEKEMESLKERLKSALTRKKVFEFFKKLLREKREVLSEDINLDGDEEFLMLILGIIMHDERGSFYDVAFEEKGSVSVNGYRIPRMKIKKKV
- a CDS encoding DUF4194 domain-containing protein; this encodes MWHEEYEKMSDSQKEEFARLINFLLSHNFILREKYDKTSMNVRINPDYRFVERYFEVFSGYLSMAGWDVQKDNHYGVISIYNRFEQNRARLKKFETLVLFALRLLYEEEREKLSLRKDVIVTKGDVVRKLLNTGAIDRKPAERDLNEALNLFKNYQIIEKIENPLDDYESKIIIYPSILHVLPSEKINVIYRMIEEKSAEEEIPEGEEEES
- a CDS encoding ATP-binding protein produces the protein MKLLKKLLLINWHYILHELIEFEMINFLTGKNGAGKSTIVDALQLLILGDTKGDYFNKAANERSKRNLKGYLRGDIADDTEGGILVLREGNFSSYIVGEFYDTAKKGTFCYGVAFDVYENGDENHRFFYLESYLPENHFIVDGVPLNTKDLRTFLNARYRERFKIFNSNREYQAHFLARMGSLNEKFYSVFKKSVSFSPIVEIEKFITEYVCDAPPKIDISDMQENLRYYKELEYQAQQVKKMVGDLEEIQALYNEYLAEERKLKEQEYLIKRAQVESVINQRRALIEEAQIKKALLEEKEGQKNEFERKVLELERRKDDLIREKYSMEDYKKSEYLKAQEESMREQIKEKKVALQQFLGNYTKVLQNWEIVLEEICAFPDKFDEKFLKTTKEKIKKLRAVTAEDITDIEEEKLLSLKNAAFQCKDRIEKLFYSMEQEKTKLEEDIRKIESEIENLKKGIKPYDRKLLELKSEIEKALKSKYKKEIKVEILADLLEVRDKKWQNAIEAYLHTQKFYLVPEPEYFVDALKIYDRLKFEKGFYDIGLVDTGKLEKQNIKVWENSLASEVMTDNRYARLFVDFLLGRVAKCEKVEELRNYPTAITPDCMLYQNYVARQLNPERWRFPYIGKKSLEDMLKAKTAEVKEKRILLDELMDGYERLARIKNVEPITESFMENLKNAKKEKEKLDILFKKLEEIERQKSLLDLTKLMEIDDRIAKAEKELEGAKNEIKRLQGVISEITSEIRLLEHQKEQKEKELKSQLLALEERFDLDFIKDTGEPRFLKELQARKDPENIIKAFQSQLARTQSQKEKKWNLLLNKRSDYNREYKMPFNVSSGDNSEYRKELERLLRTELPAYEEKIRDAKEKARIQFQEDFISKIKENIDKVKEQIEELNSALKQFSFGKDRYRFEVRPNPAYRKFYDMIMDSLLLEGYSIFSIEFQKRHGEALEELFNQIVYVGESTLSADEREKLEKNIETYTDYRTYLTFDLIVTDDQGRESRLSRMLLKKSGGETQTPFYISILASFGRIYRLGHKYGENNTLRLIIFDEAFSKMDHQRVQESIKLLRSFGFQAIISAPTEKIQDIATLVDRNLCVIKGKDSTIVRAFDPREVMEEGEGS